One Bacteroidales bacterium genomic window carries:
- a CDS encoding HU family DNA-binding protein codes for MEYKEFLELLQKRVGKDKRSTERISSCVVKTLKEQCADMNTVSVKGFGNFEPKKKLEREIFNPATGSKMLVPPKIVLTFKPSTSIKNQLKGIKPNE; via the coding sequence ATGGAATATAAAGAATTTTTAGAACTTCTTCAAAAGAGGGTAGGTAAGGATAAAAGGAGTACTGAACGCATCTCTTCATGTGTTGTTAAAACATTGAAAGAGCAATGTGCCGATATGAATACTGTTTCAGTTAAAGGGTTTGGTAATTTTGAACCAAAAAAGAAATTAGAGCGTGAAATTTTTAATCCTGCAACTGGTAGCAAAATGCTTGTGCCTCCAAAAATTGTTTTGACATTTAAACCCTCAACATCAATTAAGAATCAATTAAAAGGAATTAAACCAAATGAATAA